The following coding sequences lie in one Trichoderma breve strain T069 chromosome 1, whole genome shotgun sequence genomic window:
- a CDS encoding zinc-binding dehydrogenase domain-containing protein produces MADLPTSMRALVVKGPSDGAIETIAVPQPGPGSLVVRVIDVLLYKTTPAFFDGANAAAGMTLPYPVVFGGAAVGRVAATGPDTTAFNEGQLVLIEPNLRARDDPNVAVVWGGFDGFDSRTKQFVKNNWRDGSWAEYVRAPLENTWALNEDKLIGKLGLQTQDLLHLGYLSVLYAGLRRIDVKAGETVLICPATGIFSNGAIAIARAFGLNVIAGGRNTESLDALKARFPGIQTVQLKGEQEDAGAIQALGPIDAFVDIGPAAATGTSYLASCILSVRKGGRVCLMGGRADTTLPVPYLFMMFNNIILRGSLMYEDEDVKGLLKLAESGILKLNAEGGLGVLASYPLEDYAKALEAAKNCADGKIVVVNP; encoded by the coding sequence ATGGCGGACTTACCAACATCAATGCGGGCGCTCGTTGTCAAAGGCCCTAGTGACGGCGCCATTGAAACCATTGCCGTTCCGCAACCAGGACCAGGTAGCCTCGTCGTCCGCGTAATCGACGTGCTTTTATACAAGACTACACCCGCCTTCTTTGACGGAGCCAACGCCGCCGCTGGCATGACACTGCCTTATCCTGTGGTTTTTGGTGGTGCCGCTGTTGGCCGCGTTGCAGCCACTGGGCCAGATACAACTGCATTCAATGAAGGCCAGCTTGTGCTTATTGAACCCAACTTGCGAGCCCGCGACGATCCTAATGTAGCTGTGGTTTGGGGCGGCTTCGATGGCTTCGATTCGCGCACGAAACAGTTTGTCAAGAATAACTGGCGTGACGGAAGCTGGGCCGAATATGTGCGAGCCCCATTAGAGAATACCTGGGCCCTGAACGAGGACAAGCTTATCGGCAAGTTGGGGTTACAGACCCAAGATCTCTTGCATCTAGGTTATCTCTCTGTTTTGTACGCAGGCCTTAGGAGGATTGATGTTAAAGCAGGGGAGACAGTTCTGATATGTCCTGCCACTGGTATTTTTAGCAATggcgccattgccattgcaaGAGCCTTTGGCCTCAACGTTATTGCTGGCGGTCGCAATACCGAGAGCTTGGACGCACTCAAGGCTCGATTCCCAGGGATCCAAACAGTTCAGCTGAAGGGCGAACAGGAGGATGCTGGTGCCATCCAAGCTCTAGGTCCCATCGATGCCTTTGTCGATATCGGACCAGCAGCCGCCACTGGAACCTCTTATCTTGCCTCTTGCATCCTCTCTGTCCGAAAGGGAGGCCGCGTGTGTCTCATGGGCGGCCGAGCAGACACAACGCTGCCGGTCCCATACTTATTTATGATGTTTAATAACATTATTTTGAGGGGTTCACTCATgtacgaggacgaagacgtTAAAGGGCTTCTAAAGCTGGCTGAATCGGGTATTTTGAAGCTTAATGCAGAGGGCGGCCTTGGAGTTTTGGCGTCTTATCCGCTTGAGGACTATGCTAAGGCGCtggaagcagcaaaaaacTGCGCAGATGGGAAAATCGTTGTTGTAAATCCCTGA
- a CDS encoding major facilitator superfamily domain-containing protein translates to MTVNTASSTGSETLAEPKEVYEPEIEPNTKPIVPSDNDDMADIEAATNTKPNQLSTFKWILVCFCVYISDFVYGLDTTIAADIQGAVTQTFGTVDQLAWLGGALFNSFNQKWLYVAGVVLFEVGSALCGAAPSMSALIVGRVLAGAGGTGIYLGTLNFFSSELVSPERRGAYISGISIVWGLGAVLGPAIGGAFSISKATWRWGFYINLVLGALAAPIWIFLLPSVHPTKGVSIKDRLLRLDFVGFILSAAAWSIFTVVFIAGGNYWAWKDGRTIASLYFCILTTPSTRSFPGHLLRYKVHILLGASTACAISSLYVAIYYIPVYFQFVESDSPLKAAVRILPLVLVAVAVSFSSGSTLFYVYIDPSVSAGVIYGVSVVMALGIGLTWQTGYTVATLKFLPQDIGNALSIQNLSQIGGSTIVLVIAGQVFQTGAQSVVLSQLEGELRDRALLAITDAIKTTFIPVITAGALIFVAGLSMKMEKLF, encoded by the exons ATGACTGTCAATACTGCATCCAGTACTGGCTCTGAAACACTAGCAGAGCCCAAAGAAGTTTACGAACCAGAGATAGAGCCAAACACAAAGCCAATCGTTCCGAGCGACAATGATGATATGGCAGATATCGAGGCTGCAACAAACACTAAGCCCAACCAATTGTCCACGTTCAAATGGATTCTTGTATGCTTTTGCGTCTACATCTCGGATTTCGTCTACGGTCTCGACACTACCATTGCCGCCGATATCCAAGGCGCGGTAACTCAAACTTTCGGAACTGTTGATCAACTTGCATGGCTCG GCGGTGCCTTGTTCAACTCGTTCAACCAAAAATGGCTATATGTGGCCGGTGTGGTGCTTTTCGAAGTTGGCTCTGCCTTGTGCGGTGCCGCACCAAGCATGAGTGCTCTCATTGTCGGCCGTGTTCtcgctggcgctggaggaACAGGAATCTACCTTGGAactctcaacttcttctcatctgaATTGGTATCGCCAGAGCGTCGTGGAGCTTACATCTCGGGTATTTCGATTGTCTGGGGCCTGGGCGCTGTGCTTGGTCCTGCTATTGGAGGTGCCTTTAGCATTAGCAAGGCAacttggagatggggatTCTATATTAACTTGGTTCTCGGCGCACTTGCAGCTCCCATTTGGATCTTTCTGCTGCCGTCCGTGCATCCCACCAAGGGAGTTTCTATCAAGGAccggctgctgaggctggacTTTGTCGGCTTTATACTgagcgctgctgcttggaGTATCTTTACAGTCGTCTTCATTGCTGGTGGTAATTACTGGGCGTGGAAAGATGGGCGTACCATTGCAAGCTTG TACTTTTGCATTCTAACAACGCCCTCAACACGATCGTTTCCTGGCCATTTGCTGCGGTACAAGGTTCATATCCTTCTGGGGGCCAGCACTGCGTGCGCAATCTCCAGTCTCTACGTCGCTATTTACTACATTCCCGTCTACTTTCAATTTGTGGAATCCGACTCTCCATTGAAAGCTGCTGTCAGAATCTTGCCGCTTGTCCTGGTCGCCGTTGCAGTCAGTTTCTCAAGTG GTAGCACACTCTTCTATGTTTATATCGATCCTTCAGTCTCAGCTGGTGTCATATACGGTGTCAGCGTCGTGATGGCCCTAGGAATTGGTCTCACATGGCAAACTGGGTACACTGTGGCCACTCTCAAGTTTTTGCCTCAAGATATTGGAAATGCTCTCAGCATTCAGAATTTGTCCCAGATTGGCGGATCTACTATTGTTTTGGTCATTGCGGGACAAGTTTTTCAGA CAGGAGCACAGAGTGTCGTGCTGAGCCAGCTCGAGGGTGAATTGAGAGATCGTGCTCTGCTTGCAATCACGGATGCAATTAAAACCACCTTCATTCCAGTTATCACAGCTGGAGCGTTGATATTTGTGGCAGGTTTATCcatgaaaatggaaaagtTGTTTTAA
- a CDS encoding nmrA-like family domain-containing protein → MADLKLILVIGGTGAQGIPVVKALSESNRYSVRVLTRNRQSTRALQLAALPNVTLFEGNQDDQDDLHGAFNGAYGAWVNLDGFTLGEKNEVFYGIRAYEIARHEGLKHYIWANSDYAVKKAGWDEKYHWGHNDAKGRIGDLILSHGQETMKTTLFTTGPYMDMLWDGMYVPKEQDDGSFVWATPASDGKIPLIALEDVGFYNLWIFDNPQESAGLDLEVATDQVSMVDIAETFTRVTGKKAVHKRLPLEEYLQMAEPYPNAPANWAAGPNAVRDKSVMTWRENFTAWWRYWSEGKGATRDMALLDRIYPGRIKSLEEWMRKVNYDGKQKAVLKGIEDLKAQAS, encoded by the exons ATGGCCGACTTGAAACTGATCTTAGTCATTGGCGGAACAGGTGCCCAGGGCATCCCAGTTGTCAAAG CGCTCTCTGAAAGTAATCGTTACAGCGTGAGAGTCCTCACTCGAAACCGCCAATCGACTCGAGCCCTGCAGTTAGCTGCTTTGCCAAATGTTACACTCTTTGAAGGTAACCAGGACGACCAGGACGATCTCCATGGCGCCTTTAATGGTGCATATGGCGCATGGGTTAACCTGGATGGGTTCACGCTTGGCGAGAAAAACGAAGTTTTTTACGGCATTAGAGCCTATGAAATTGCAAGACACGAGGGTCTCAAACATTATATCTGGGCAAACTCAGACTACGCAGTTAAAAAAGCAGGTTGGGATGAAAAATACCACTGGGGCCACAATGATGCAAAAGGCCGTATTGGCGACTTGATTCTGAGTCACGGCCAAGAAACCATGAAGACGACGCTCTTCACTACTGGTCCATATATGGATATGCTCTGGGACGGCATGTACGTGCCAAAGGAACAGGATGATGGATCATTTGTTTGGGCTACTCCAGCCA GTGACGGGAAAATTCCCCTCATCGCACTTGAAGATGTTGGTTTCTACAACCTCTGGATCTTTGACAACCCACAGGAATCAGCTGGACTTGATCTTGAAGTCGCCACAGACCAAGTCAGTATGGTGGATATTGCAGAGACTTTTACCAGAGTCACGGGCAAGAAGGCCGTTCACAAGCGTCTGCCTCTCGAAGAATATTTACAAATGGCCGAACCTTATCCCAACGCGCCCGCCAACTGGGCTGCGGGTCCAAATGCGGTTCGTGACAAGTCAGTAATGACTTGGAGGGAGAATTTCACTGCATGGTGGCGATACTGGAGCGAGGGCAAAGGTGCGACTAGAGACATGGCACTTTTGGACAGAATCTACCCTGGGAGAATTAAGAGCTTGGAGGAGTGGATGAGAAAAGTCAATTACGATGGGAAACAGAAAGCGGTCCTCAAAGGCATTGAAGACCTGAAGGCCCAAGCTTCGTAG
- a CDS encoding ankyrin repeats (3 copies) domain-containing protein, whose protein sequence is MIRLINIETLKLETFSGKNIPKYTILSHTWGPDTEELTFDDFQKGITDKPGIGSIKLKGCCDQVKKDNIKEEKEENKVQYVWIDTCCIDKSSSSELQEAINAMFDWYADASVCYAYLWDVPEDDKPPSDRESKFFTSRWFTRGWTLQELLAPKEVRFYNTEWKLIGDKITLNRTIEDITGISWLVLKGIDKIQNASVAQRMSWAARRETTRPEDLAYCLLGIFDIHMPMLYPEGGKDAFFRLQDLIMRKTGDDSILAWDHNESPDYPNRITSGEIFAVSPAYFANSGKIVARKPERIFSEINVLGGRLGINLPLHITESGELYGLLNCGPKSAKDGVQCVGIPLARASSGAPNEYIRPKERSLSLLPAPAADSSPEWIQIKKDGQKDATIEQQCWLYEDASFTKIHLELTEVEPSSWWDKKKGMISRIDPSDAQPIDRVLMRCRYSKTESPDFLFILELNQPGSNAKHLFHTAICHRDASLRELAEHFRPELPNISGYASNGIFNLHVTLDSEDGGDRMSLTPGEAPDSHDTINASSETEKLAAVSQFTKLLKSRKLEKTKEERLRMDTEARQRRLQFVKDQRQAVDDEIKKLEARRVMLIEEEQDKTREMHSLAEDQTQARQRRDNLFEELEVAHQRLRSVQPIEYSEVDLYDFDVDENDSDAQRKDDDAGRMLFREAIKNGDVEVMKILIEGSADRDAVSNYGWLVLISASIRGDADTVRGLLATNKVDPDSRDGRAGRTALSWATENGHTEVVKLLLDTNKVNVNSSNGDGSTPLHYASLRQHEDIVKVLLNTRGIDVNLQDVYGYSPLHLSARRGYEAIVQLLLRKIGVDVNLRDGYQCTPLHYAASTGYEAIVQLLLERHDVDVNAKDDHKNTPLHLAAIEGHEAVAELLLQRAETDVNARDVDGNTALHFAVFKGYEAITRLILGDMDTDVNARNNEGRTPLHSATRQNQRSIVKLLIDANPMDLNSQDRGACTPLHYASTGGFADAVKLLLNTNRVDVNARDAEQATPLHLASERGHTSVVKLLVAGDDIDLNPQDVTGKTPLQCASDGGWGDARQLLLNRGAFNIYQRTLQGHTHSIEGVAFSHDSTLIASGSSDFTVKIWDRITGRCLKTLEGHDGIVNAVAFSHDSTLIASASDDSTIRIWNTTTGQCQQLLRDPRSDITIETVAFSHDSKLIISGSSDNTLKMWDATTGRALRSLTGHNAAIYAVAFSPNSDLIISGSGDGVVILWNLVEGTSNVLETHTGSIGSVAFSENSLYFYTSSQDGTVRSWSSTSGQCQQILRGHRGTVSSVAISPTSTTSPTFIASGSFDETVKIWEADTGICRQTFVSKGAGVYAIAFSHDANFVVSGLSDGTIKIWDMWLAFYASSMNRQRDEEQVEKRLLEMEMQDRTPIGSPMDGDSGLGNDEGPMAFGNDRSPRHTSSASRNNINRVLSSYMRERDMSPNDTGLRSVPQRNMSPMNNMEPPNHLLPMNGMVPGNGMLPDLYTANEIPPTNMAYMNNMTPRSMTPMDSVPLISASEMRRQRNYNNWLQSKMARGAQGSPGSEMQNWES, encoded by the exons ATGATTCGCTTGATCAACATTGAGACGTTGAAGCTGGAGACATTCTCTGGCAAAAATATTCCCAAATATACTATTCTATCCCACACCTGGGGCCCCGATACGGAGGAACTCACTTTCGATGACTTCCAGAAAGGAATAACCGACAAGCCAGGTATTGGATCCATCAAGCTCAAGGGATGTTGTGATCAAgtcaaaaaagacaacatcaaagaagaaaaagaagaaaataaagtGCAATATGTCTGGATTGATACTTGCTGCATCGACAAATCAAGCTCGTCAGAACTGCAAGAGGCCATCAACGCAATGTTTGATTGGTATGCCGATGCTTCTGTCTGTTATGCCTATTTATGGGATGTCCCTGAAGACGACAAGCCACCCTCTGATCGTGAATCCAAGTTCTTCACTAGCCGATGGTTCACACGAGGTTGGACTCTACAAGAGCTTCTTGCACCAAAGGAAGTACGTTTCTACAACACAGAATGGAAACTCATAGGCGACAAAATCACACTGAACCGTACTATTGAGGACATAACTGGCATCTCATGGCTGGTTCTGAAAGGTATCGACAAAATCCAGAATGCAAGCGTCGCACAGCGCATGTCATGGGCGGCGCGAAGAGAAACAACGCGACCTGAAGATCTCGCATATTGTCTGTTAGGCATCTTTGACATACATATGCCGATGCTGTACCCAGAGGGCGGTAAAGATGCCTTCTTTCGGCTGCAAGATCTGATTATGAGAAAGACCGGGGATGATTCCATCCTGGCATGGGACCACAACGAGTCCCCCGACTACCCAAATCGGATTACTAGCGGGGAGATATTTGCAGTCAGCCCAGCATATTTTGCCAACTCTGGAAAGATTGTGGCCCGAAAGCCCGAGCGCATTTTCAGTGAAATCAATGTGCTTGGTGGTAGACTGGGCATCAACCTGCCGCTCCATATTACTGAGTCTGGTGAATTGTATGGATTGCTCAACTGTGGGCCTAAATCGGCCAAGGATGGAGTTCAATGTGTTGGAATTCCTCTGGCTAGAGCATCCTCCGGGGCGCCAAACGAGTATATCAGGCCAAAGGAGCGCTCTTTGAGCCTGCTCCCAGCACCGGCAGCCGATTCTTCACCTGAGTGGATCCAAATAAAAAAGGACGGCCAAAAGGATGCGACGATAGAGCAGCAATGCTGGCTATATGAGGATGCCTCGTTTACCAAAATTCACCTGGAGTTGACAGAAGTGGAGCCTTCGTCTTGGTGGGATAAGAAGAAAGGCATGATTTCTCGAATAGATCCTAGCGATGCTCAGCCTATTGATCGAGTCTTGATGCGATGTCGCTATTCCAAAACAGAATCCCCAGATTTTCTCTTTATACTCGAATTGAACCAGCCGGGTTCTAACGCTAAGCATCTGTTTCATACTGCGATATGCCACAGAGATGCTTCGCTGCGAGAGCTCGCGGAACATTTTCGACCAGAGCTACCAAACATATCCGGATACGCTAGCAATGGGATATTCAATCTACACGTTACACTAGACTcagaggatggaggagacaGAATGTCTCTCACGCCCGGAGAAGCACCCGATTCGCATGATACTATCAATGCGTCTTCAGAGACGGAAAAGTTGGCGGCTGTTTCTCAATTCACAAAATTGTTGAAGTCTAGGAAGCTagagaaaacgaaagaagaaaggctCAGAATGGATACAGAAGCCCGCCAGCGGCGTTTGCAATTCGTCAAGGATCAGCGACAGGCGGTCGACGACGAAATAAAAAAGCTTGAGGCTAGAAGGGTGATGCTGATtgaggaagaacaagacaagactcGCGAGATGCACAGTCTAGCAGAAGATCAGACACAAGCCAGACAGCGCCGAGACAACTTGTTCGAAGAGCTAGAAGTTGCACATCAACGGCTAAGAAGTGTCCAGCCCATCGAGTATTCCGAAGTGGACTTGTATGACTTTGATGTGGACGAAAATGATTCCGACGCCCAGAGaaaggatgatgatgcggGCAGGATGTTGTTTCGAGAAGCCATCAAGAATGGCGATGTTGAAGTGATGAAGATTCTTATTGAAGGGTCTGCCGACAGGGACGCTGTAAGCAACTATGGCTGGCTGGTGCTAATTTCGGCGTCCATCAGAGGAGATGCCGACACGGTGAGGGGACTCCTCGCAACCAACAAAGTTGATCCTGACTCCAGAGACGGAAGAGCTGGTAGGACAGCGCTCAGTTGGGCAACTGAGAATGGTCACACCGAAGTCGtgaagctgcttctcgaTACGAACAAGGTCAATGTCAACTCAAGCAACGGTGATGGAAGCACGCCATTGCATTATGCTTCATTGAGACAGCATGAAGATATTGTCAAAGTGCTTCTTAATACGAGGGGCATAGACGTCAACTTACAAGACGTCTATGGATATTCGCCACTGCATTTATCCGCAAGACGAGGATATGAAGCTATCGTACAGCTACTTCTCAGAAAGATTGGGGTGGATGTAAACCTACGAGATGGTTACCAATGCACTCCTCTGCATTATGCAGCATCGACGGGGTATGAAGCTATTGTGCAGCTCCTTCTCGAAAGACACGATGTGGATGTCAATGCCAAAGATGACCATAAAAACACTCCTCTGCATTTGGCCGCAATAGAGGGACATGAGGCAGTAGCAGAACTACTTCTCCAAAGAGCTGAGACTGATGTCAATGCAAGAGATGTCGATGGCAACACTGCACTACATTTCGCTGTATTCAAGGGATACGAAGCTATTACACGCTTGATCCTCGGAGACATGGATACCGACGTTAATGCAAGAAACAACGAGGGAAGAACACCGTTGCATTCAGCTACAAGACAGAACCAGCGTTCTATTGTGAAGCTGCTCATTGACGCGAACCCTATGGACCTCAACTCACAGGACCGTGGAGCATGCACGCCGTTACATTATGCCTCAACTGGGGGCTTTGCAGACGCTGTAAAGTTGCTTCTCAACACAAACAGGGTGGATGTTAACGCGCGAGATGCTGAGCAAGCCACGCCGTTGCATTTGGCTTCAGAAAGAGGCCATACGTCTGTTGTGAAGCTGCTTGTTGCCGGGGATGACATAGATCTCAACCCTCAAGATGTGACTGGCAAGACGCCATTACAATGTGCATCTGACGGAGGCTGGGGTGATGCAAGACAACTGCTGCTTAATCGAGGCGCATTTAACATCTACCAACGGACGCTTCAGGGTCATACCCACAGTATCGAAGGGGTGGCCTTTTCACACGACTCAACGCTTATAGCATCAGGGTCGTCGGATTTTACTGTCAAAATCTGGGATAGGATCACAGGAAGATGCCTAAAGACACTCGAAGGTCATGATGGCATTGTCAATGCGGTGGCCTTTTCGCACGATTCAACGCTTATTGCGTCGGCATCAGATGATTCTACTATCAGGATCTGGAACACCACAACAGGACAATGCCAACAATTATTACGTGACCCTAGATCGGACATCACCATCGAGACAGTGGCATTCTCACATGACTCAAAGCTCATAATATCAGGGTCGAGTGATAACACCCTCAAGATGTGGGATGCAACGACAGGCAGGGCCCTAAGATCGCTTACGGGTCATAATGCCGCCATCTATGCAGTAGCCTTTTCACCCAACTCCGACTTAATTATATCCGGATCAGGAGATGGTGTCGTTATACTTTGGAATCTCGTTGAAGGAACCAGCAACGTATTGGAGACTCATACCGGAAGCATTGGTTCCGTCGCCTTCTCGGAGAACTCATTGTATTTCTACACATCGTCACAAGATGGTACCGTTAGAAGCTGGAGTTCTACAAGtggccaatgccaacagaTATTGCGCGGTCATAGGGGTACTGTTTCTTCGGTGGCCATTTCACCCACTTCGACCACTTCACCTACCTTTATAGCATCGGGGTCGTTTGACGAAACAGTCAAGATTTGGGAGGCCGATACAGGGATATGCAGACAGACGTTTGTTAGCAAAGGTGCTGGGGTTTATGCAATAGCTTTCTCTCATGACGCGAATTTCGTCGTATCTGGCTTGAGTGACGGCACTATCAAGATTTGGGATATGTGGTTGGCTTTTTACGCTTCTAGTATGAATCGGCAGCGTGATGAAGAACAGGTCGAGAAGAGGCtattggagatggagatgcaag ATCGGACGCCCATTGGGTCCCCGATGGACGGCGACAGTGGTTTAGGGAATGACGAAGGTCCCATGGCCTTCGGTAACGACAGGTCCCCCCGTCACACTAGTAGCGCTTCCAGGAACAATATAAACAGAGTGTTGTCCAGTTACATGCGTGAGAGGGACATGTCTCCCAATGACACGGGTCTTAGGAGCGTGCCTCAAAGGAACATGTCTCCTATGAACAACATGGAGCCCCCAAACCACTTGCTGCCTATGAATGGCATGGTTCCTGGAAATGGAATGCTGCCTGACTTGTACACTGCAAACGAAATACCTCCTACGAACATGGCGTACATGAACAACATGACCCCCAGGAGTATGACCCCCATGGACAGTGTGCCTCTCATCAGCGCGTCCGAGATGAGGAGGCAGAGAAACTACAACAATTGGTTACAAAGCAAGATGGCACGGGGGGCCCAGGGTAGCCCGGGTTCAGAAATGCAAAATTGGGAGAGCTGA
- a CDS encoding heterokaryon incompatibility protein (HET) domain-containing protein, giving the protein MARSVYEDLPLTSPRSIRILKLDAVSAPTYPGQEVEIQLSLRVVNLDDNPCYNALSYTWGAPSREAAARGMDSTPMCRVNCNGESILVTQNLFDCLQQLTHGSRSNDMEFWIDAICIHQGSEEQNRQVNLMADIYRQAKKVTIWLGKADEHTDPACVFIEKFARSHRTSGTDHQAMVDELKQHAQLSALASFFNRTWFTRVWVVQEVVLSQAATVICGSCVFSWDDITEVSHYLATTVSKQEFHAAGLDLQELPYKNPAKMAAVRRDLVKLAVVGKHLERDRDSTILLHSLIRFRNWDSFRGHDKVYALLGIHKAALGLEDAEPDSPLYPRYEQDMCKAYIGIAKYILENTSDLLLLAHVEGEDFQSIPSLPSWVPDWSVKGTLGLGITGYERFCAAAGTEAYVKPKISNDLLTLRAAKLDTVSKIGETKEEVDRGTPFVQWLDILNETEELYHNTKEQRQDVFWRCLITNTDKNGKFPSSDLREEFSSWIRGRTETRDSEWIEGARNFHSSYSHSLHLRLFSTAEGLMGVGSQSMKAGDSVWIVPGSRVPLLLRPSPYNEGRWKLVGGAYVHGFMQGEASGRGLSFETICIE; this is encoded by the exons ATGGCTCGAAGTGTCTACGAAGATCTGCCCCTCACTTCGCCAAGGTCGATTCGCATCCTCAAACTCGACGCTGTGTCTGCGCCTACATATCCAGGACAGGAAGTCGAGATCCAGCTCAGCCTTCGCGTTGTAAATCTAGATGATAACCCATGTTACAATGCACTTTCCTATACGTGGGGCGCTCCGAGCCgtgaagctgcagcaagaGGAATGGATAGCACTCCGATGTGTCGTGTTAACTGCAATGGAGAGTCGATTCTGGTAACGCAGAACCTCTTTGACTGTCTGCAGCAGCTCACTcatggcagcagaagcaatgACATGGAGTTCTGGATAGATGCTATCTGTATTCACCAGGGCAGTGAAGAGCAAAACCGGCAAGTAAATTTGATGGCGGACATATACCGGCAGGCGAAGAAAGTGACTATTTGGCTGGGCAAGGCAGACGAACATACCGACCCAGCATGCGTCTTCATAGAGAAGTTTGCGAGATCCCA CAGGACTAGTGGAACGGACCATCAAGCCATGGTCGACGAGCTCAAGCAACATGCCCAATTATCAGCCTTGGCATCGTTCTTTAACAGAACTTGGTTTACACGAGTATGGGTGGTGCAAGAGGTTGTCCTTTCTCAGGCAGCCACCGTGATATGCGGTTCCTGCGTGTTCAGTTGGGATGACATTACAGAAGTGTCTCATTATCTGGCCACAACCGTTTCCAAGCAAGAATTCCATGCTGCTGGCCTTGATCTGCAGGAGTTGCCATACAAGAATCCCGCTAAAATGGCCGCCGTGAGGAGAGATCTCGTTAAATTGGCCGTGGTGGGAAAACATCTcgaaagagacagagacagcaCAATACTATTGCATAGCCTCATCAGGTTTCGGAACTGGGATTCTTTCAGAGGGCATGACAAGGTCTACGCTCTTCTCGGGATCCACAAGGCTGCCTTGGGACTGGAGGACGCCGAGCCTGATTCTCCCTTGTATCCACGGTACGAGCAAGATATGTGCAAGGCATACATTGGCATCGCAAAGTATATTCTAGAGAATACTTCTGATCTCTTGCTCCTTGCACATGTCGAGGGTGAAGACTTCCAGAGCATCCCTTCGTTGCCTAGCTGGGTTCCAGATTGGAGCGTAAAGGGCACTTTAGGCCTTGGAATCACCGGCTATGAGCGCTTCTGTGCTGCCGCTGGCACAGAAGCTTATGTGAAGCCGAAAATTTCGAATGATCTTCTGACATTGAGGGCAGCCAAACTCGACACTGTCAGCAAGATAGGGGAGACGAAAGAAGAGGTGGACAGAGGCACGCCATTCGTCCAATGGCTAGACATCCTCAATGAGACCGAAGAGCTCTACCATAATACTAAAGAACAGCGGCAGGACGTCTTTTGGAGGTGCCTAATTACAAATACGGACAAGAACGGCAAATTCCCTTCATCTGATTTAAGAGAGGAGTTTTCGAGCTGGATTCGTGGCCGCACGGAAACACGAGACTCTGAGTGGATAGAAGGCGCTCGCAATTTTCACAGTTCTTATTCTCATTCACTGCATCTGCGCTTGTTTAGCACGGCAGAGGGCTTAATGGGGGTTGGATCGCAATCGATGAAAGCGGGAGACTCTGTGTGGATTGTTCCCGGCTCGAGGGTCCCCCTCCTGTTACGCCCGTCACCCTACAACGAAGGGCGATGGAAGCTTGTAGGCGGCGCGTATGTTCACGGATTTATGCAAGGAGAGGCATCAGGGCGAGGCCTATCATTTGAGACTATCTGCATAGAATGA